The following coding sequences are from one Muntiacus reevesi chromosome 17, mMunRee1.1, whole genome shotgun sequence window:
- the LOC136148327 gene encoding interferon tau-like yields the protein MTLTILISNPISASESMTGLRALLRKAGDFHTCRSNKGNLSLSYLGYRIDFSFPQEQESGGQLQEAQAFSVLHEMLQQSFNLFHTERSSAAWDTTLLEQLRTGLHQQLDDLDACLGQVMGEEDSALGRMGPTLAVKRYFQGIHVYLQEKEYSACAWEIVRVEITSQFLCVNKLLRKLRK from the coding sequence ATGACACTGACGATACTCATCTCTAACCCCATCTCCGCCTCTGAGTCCATGACCGGCCTCAGAGCCTTACTTAGAAAAGCAGGAGACTTTCACACATGTAGATCAAATAAGGGCAATCTCTCTCTTTCCTACCTGGGGTACAGGATAGACTTCAGCTTCCCTCAGGAGCAGGAGAGTGGCGGCCAGCTCCAGGAGGCCCAGGCCTTCTCTGTGCTCCACGAGATGCTCCAGCAGAGCTTCAACCTCTTCCACACAGAGCGCTCCTCTGCTGCCTGGGACACCACCCTCCTGGAGCAGCTCCGCACTGGACTCCATCAGCAGCTGGACGACCTGGATGCCTGCCTGGGGCAGGTGATGGGAGAGGAAGACTCTGCCCTGGGAAGGATGGGCCCCACACTGGCCGTGAAGAGGTACTTCCAGGGCATCCATGTCTACCTGCAAGAGAAGGAATACAGCGCCTGCGCCTGGGAAATCGTCAGAGTGGAAATCACGAGCCAATTTCTCTGTGTTAACAAGCTCCTAAGAAAGCTCAGGAAGTAA